The Quercus lobata isolate SW786 chromosome 4, ValleyOak3.0 Primary Assembly, whole genome shotgun sequence genome segment AGCCATCTGTTAGTCTTTCTGTTAAGCGACTAACGGAACACAACACACATGTGCGTTTCATttacatcaaagaaaaaaaatccatggattaattttaagagagggagagagagtttgagatgTGGAGATTAGATTTGGGATTAGTTTTAACTTCTAAGAGGCTAGAGCTTGAGAGTTTTTGGCTATGGAGGCTACAGATTGGCTAGAGAGggaaaattgaaagagaaagaaattgcTAGAGAGAAGCTAGAGAAGAGAGATGGCTTGGTCTTAAGAGCCACAGCCGGTAGTGGTGGTAGCGGTCTTGAGTCAGCCATGGTGGCTGATCTTTGAGTTCGAGAGAGAGGCTGATCTGTggatttagagagagaagtTGCATAAAGAAGCTTTGGTTTGGGCTTTGAGACTTTGCCAAAACCCAGGATGGTACTTGTCGAACATGATCTGATGGTGGTGTATACCTCCGGCAATTCCACAACCTCCTCGATGCTTCCTGTGCTTGCCAATACAGCCATGTCTGGCGCTCACTATTTATGGCATCAAACAAGTTTACATCATTTGAAACTCCCTTTTCTTTCAGCAATAGaacaattgaaaaagaaactCAATTCTGGGAAGtgatataaataattttgaagtAGCCATGACagaaggattagaagcttatgAATTATGATGAAGAAAAGAGTGATAGAAGTGATGAACATGTTGAAAACAGGTCTATATAATGACTTCACAAATGTGCTTATCTTTTGATTTAAATGAAGAAGCCAGTAGTTACGAAGATGGTTATATTGCCAAGGTAGGTGGACTTAGCATTGAAGATGATGCGATGAGTCCGTGCTTCTTCCTATTCCTCTTCAAACGTGTCACCATTGTTGGGATCTCTCAATCGGTttggaatttttgttttttttaataaatgaaatgCACGTGAGCTCCGTTAGTCACTTAACAGATAGACTAACGGATGGCTTTATTTGGCAGGCTTGTATAGTTCAAGGAGCaaattggccaaaataaaagtttaggggGTGTTCTATCCGCTACTTTAAAGTTTAGGGGGTCTCTTGgcatttttcccttttaattatTAACCATTtgattttcattagtttttaagttaactaaaaccttaaatataccttcttttttttttttttttttacctttatacacacacacacacacacatatagtgaATTTTTACACATACCtttaaaaaaactctatatattccacttttttggatgcgtaaaattatagactactactccataatgatagtggctaattaattttatagagatgcaagaaaaataaaaataaaaatctaccaaaaaattgagggagaaagagtgggAAATAACCACTTTTCTGTGagataaaattatgtaaagaatagAAGAGTGAATGataaatttatactaagaggatgataatataaaaaaacaaaataaaggaagataaaaggaaagaggaagagtgatatcaaggtagaatttttggggagatgaaaaggtaaagagaatgagaaaggttgaagaaagtgtaaatgttaaaaaaaatgagtacaatttgatgagcacaattttcttttatttgaatttaagtaaaatattacattttttattttttaaaacaaaaagagtgagaaaatataaataatttaatgataaggaggatgtggttgaatttcaatattgagtaaaatggaagagaagaaaaaaataagaaaaattaaaagatataacaataaacactaaattatccaaattatgctatgtaatggaatactattttatttttatctactatctttaattttttataatgtaatcggataaaatttaacaatcaaagagcaaaataataataataataataataacttaaaacacaaaactaaatcgtatcaacataaattagagttcttaaaaatacaaaattttatcaacctaaagcggagatgcaataaaaaataaaaatctaccaaaacattgagagagagagagagagatagagcatttttgtgagagaaaactatgcaaagaatggaaaagagtgacaaatttatagtaagagggaagggataagaagagacaaataaaggaagatgaagagaaggatgaatagcaatattaaagtagagggtagtggggagatgaaaaggtgagggaagaagaaaggttgaagaaaatgtaaatatttaaaaaaataagtgaatgtaaaaaaaaaaaaattataggaaaattggaaataaaaaagaaatatatatagatgttaaaatcgacaaagatgaatatgtaaagtcaataatctatatatatatatatttgtaaaaaaaaataggaataaatattaattatatatagatattaaaaccgacaaagatgaatatctaaagtcaataatctatatatatatatatatatatatttgtaaaaaaaaataggaataaatatTAACTATGTGGCGAATGACGTGGTGATGAGGTGGCACAACAGGAGCTCAGCAGCTATAAATGccacgcttcagcttttagtaatatattgatgAATGTGAGTGTCCTCAAATCCCTTAAGTATAGCATATTAAACTCTGTCTACTGACATGCGTCGAGTTAGTCCTTCAAAGCTAGACTCGTGTTTTGAGAAATTATGACAAAAACTCAAATCCTTCATCTTTTGGAGGATGATCTCCCGCAAGAGATCATGAAGTCAGCACTATCTAACTTTTCCAGCAGAGTCAACCTTAGATACTTGAACCAAGTTTCTATGGATTAATTCTATCAAGTATTCTCGTGAAACTTGTTCTAGTGTTTTACCCtcaatttcttttacaaaacCTTCAGCTATCCATTGCCGAATCAATCTTGCGCTGTTAATAAAGTAGTCCTCTAGATACATACCAAGGTATAAGAAGCAAGATTTAAGGTTGTAAGGCAGGTCTTCATAACTTAGAGATAGAATCTTGTTGACACCTGCAAGATGGGGATTTCTTCTAAACTCAAAGCCAAGGCTATCATGTAAGTTTTGCCATTCAATGATAGTTTTGTCTTTGGTTGACAAAAGGCCACCAATAGCAACAATTGCAAGTGGTAATCCTTCACACTTCTTGACAATGTCACCAGACAAATTCTTCAATGCTTGGGGACATTGTCCTCCAAAATCAAATTCGAAAGCTCTCTtgcagaaaagctctcatgcctTATCAAAATGTAGTGCTTGCAACTTGTAAACATGAACAGGTGAtgattttttacaaaaactagCAACCTCCCTAGTACGTGTTGTGATCAAAATTCTACCACCCGTATGACTATCAAGTAAGGCATGTTTTATACCCACCCAAAAGTCAATTTTCCATACATCATCAAATACAACCACATACCTCTTTTGCCATAAGTAATCTCTCAATTCATTGACCAACTACTCTTTTTCCATGGCATCAATTCCCAATAAAGGAGGCTCCTTTCTAGAATTGCGAAATTGCTTTATTATGCTTCTAAGTAGATCCTTGGTATTGTAAGATTGAGACACTAGGATCCAAGCATGACAGTCAAAGTATCCTCTCACCATTTGGTAGTCGTAGACTTTCTTCACAAGAGGGTCTTGCCTAGTCCCCCCATTCCCACCACTGAAACCACTATACGATGAGACAATCCTCCTACCAACCATCCAATCAATATATCTCTAGGAGATTCAATTCCTACAACATCCCCATCATCAAGATAAAGAGAATCTTTTCGAGGGTCATGCCACCTAAAATTCTGAGCACCACTGCTTGATCCTAGACCAGTGGATTGGAAGCCATATTTttcacttctttctttgattttctggAGCAATGCTTTGATCTTTTGAACTTTAACGGCTATTTTGTGGTAAGGTATTAACATGGTAATCAAGCGAGCAGGTTTTTGGAGGAAACTACTGAATCCATGATgcggatgaggatgatgatgttGAGCCACGTGAAGCAAGTACTCATCCATGAAAACATCTATGCGGAAAGCTACTTCTATTACTTGTTTCATCCAAGTTTTGACACCCTCGCTGATGTCCTCCTCTGCTGCAACCCTTGCATCTGCATCCTTGAGAAAGGACTGAATGCTCTCCAGTTCATCTTTGATGTCAGCTACTTCTTCATGGATGTCCAGTAGCAGTGTTGCTTCTCCGCTTAACAAGGAAATCAGCTTGTCGATAAGAGGGGATACTACCCCCTCTGCCATGTAGCTTGTCTTCTTACTGCAACGTTTATTTCATCTGAATTTTTGGCTCCTCCCTGTGATCAGATATTGCCTGAGGTTGAGCTCCTGTAGATCAAATATCCACTCTATACAAAGAATAATTgcagattaaaaaatataaaataatgtaTGAACGAGTCCACAGAAGATGATAAATGATGAACCTGCATTATTGATGAGAAAAGCAATGACGGAAGTCTTAGCCGGTAAGGTGGACTACACCAGTAGTTACCTTTGTCGAGCTACTTGTCATGGTACACACGCATTAAACTCAAATGATTAAATATtgctctttttatttctttattactATTGTGCAATTTAACTACAGTTTCACCTTCCCTTACTAAAGTCAGCTTAAGTTTGAGACCTCACTACCGCAGCAATAAACCACCTCTTATTAGAATTTTCTATTCCCAAAATTCTCTCCCCTTCCTATTCCTCTCTCTGCTATTAGAATTATCTAGTTTCCTCAATGCTGCATAATTGGCCTATTTTCATGACTTTTTGGTGAGTTCATTTCAACCAACCAGGTGGAAACTACAATTTCTTGATCTGCAGGATTGAGATCATTGGAACTTGGTTTCAAACTTGAAAGTAGGCTTTATTTGACTAATGGCTATTTTAGAATGAATATAACTCTAATTCGATATTCTAACCCAAGAGATTCGATCAACTCACGGCTTTTCTACGAGACTACGTAATTCTCCACAAAAACTTTGAATGTACCAATTTGTTTTAGCACAAGTCCAGAATTTAATCAATCAGTAATAATAAAAGAGTAAAATACAAGTTTAGTctatctaataaaatattttagaattatgAATTGATTCTTTATTAGATATAAACTAAACTAACCCATGTGAAAATGGGTGTAAGAAAACCAAAACTCACGAAAGTAACTGATGCTAACTGTACAGGTCACCCAACACAAATACAGAACCAAACTTATCCAAGCTAAGATTTTGGCACAAAAATACAACACCAGAAATGGAAAatgcaaaccaaaaaaaataaaataaaaaggaaaatgagagaGGAAAATACCTTAACAAAAGCAATCttcaaattttatctataaaagTAGAATGAGCTAACGGCattcccttcattaaaataCACCATTGATGTGAGGAGGGAACATTGTTTAAATAGTTTTGGTGACTTCCAATGATCCACAAAGTTGGTAGTTGGTCTTCCTCACCATGTCTTTTGGGTTATAGCAAAAGGGTCCCTAACGATCGAGGGTCTACAATCCATAGTCTAAGGCTTTAGTATAGATTATATTGTACGGATGATTTGAGTTCCTCTAGATATTGAGCGTATTTTGTTTGCTGATGCAAGCTAGTTTTTACTTGATTAAAATTAGAGTCTTGattctcaaggaaaaaaaagtgtattttcTTGGAATCGACTATTATGTGACATGAGCAAGCATTTGATGATGATCCTCTTAAGTGTATTTTcatggaataataataataattggaaAACAGTATATATGAATATGATCCTCAAAGATATATGTCCTACACAATTACATTATGTCGAAACAAATGAAGCTTACGAATATTTAACCTGTTCAAGACCAAATAGGTATTCATCTAACATCTGAGCTGATAGGTGGTGCACAATTCTTGGGTTTCTAGATAGGAGTTCAAAGTACCTTTAGCCTAGCCAAAATGACTAAAGGCTGGTTATATCCTTTAAAGTGGCTGATGAAACAGGGAACAAAAGAAAGGAACCACAACCACCTCTTATGTGTGCAAGGTATCTCATGCACTACATGTATACGCTTGTCACAAATTGTTAGTCCCAAAGGGCTAAATGACACAATGTGAGACCATTGTGAGATGGAGACATCAGTTGCATACTACAGGCTACAAACGGCAGCCTAATGCTGTAACACGATGGATTAACATTTTAACAAACATAATCAGTCCTAGACTCCATTATCTTCAACAAATCACAGTAATACAGCATTTGCATTTGGCTACAAATTCAGAAGCAGAGGCCACGGGAATATAACATAAACTATGTTTCACATCATAACACAATTTATAAGTTCTCATTGAAAGACTGATAACTTGAACAGGGTGAATAAGTAGATCAAATAAAATTCCATAATGCTTTTCTCTCCACTGGAGATAGTCCCAAGAAAATCCaaagccaaacaaaaaaaatctcaggAACAAGTGTAGCCATAATTGGAGCAACCTAACTATGATCTAGGGAAGTAGGCTAGTTTAATCTTCTTCCTCAATGACCTTGGTGCCCAACCCCTTTAAGCCCTCTGGAGGGATCTCTGCAACAGTGACTAGTGTAGAAAAACTCCTCCTTTGCATCTTCTTCATTATTTCTCTTACGGGCAATGCAGACACGAACTCTCCTTGGCACACTCTAATCCCACGGCTCCAGACATGCTTGTTAAGCTTAACATCCACCCTGACGTCAGTTGTTCCCATGGCCTTTCGGGCAAACTTCTGATTCCTTTATGGCCTTTGGAGCCTTCTTCTTGAAAGTGCTGCACATGGAATTGGAAAATGTGGAAAGGTTACTTAGAGGTGTCCAAAATACAATGCATTAGCTAACTAGGATACATCAaagaatcaataacaacaagGACAGAGAGAGCAGTGAGTAGATggtaaaacataaaaagatTTTATGAAACAGAAAAAGCTTTGTAGAGTCTAGactgggtcccacgatactattcatagtttaaaaattattttgttacagtatttttagtaataaattttcagttttcagcaataagcagTATCTAAACAGACCCATAGTATTTGCTTTATTTGATAAACTAAACcattttaataatcaaattcattaaaaaaaatgatgggaaaaattacaagatttttatgttcattatttCAATTTAAAGTTGGAAAAGTGCACTAAAGAACTTAGAGTATTATGTTCTAAACctgttttgattcttttgaatacaaaatttgagtACAAAATACACCCTTCTCTGATTTGGCACTTGTtctttattttaggaaaaagaaCTTTTTCATTTAAGCTCTTCTTTGGTGGATCTAGCCGTTTTCAACAATATAATGAAAATGTCAAtgtattcattttcacattCTCTAAAAACACCCTAAACATGTATTCATTTTTAGCATTTAAGTCTACTTTTTAggatattttttagaataaacAACAGTCTACTTTTTAggatattgaaaatgaaaattgaaaacaaatttgcaaACCAAACCCTATTTTTTTCCGTGGTGGGTCTCatagaaactgaaaattaatacataaaacacctctttttttctcaaaccAAATAGCCTCTTTAAGAGAAACTATaaattgtttttacttttaaagtGTTTTTCAATTGTAAAGGCAAGAAGAAACTTTTTAGGTTATGTAGATGGAGAGAAGCAAGATGGAAAGACGGCCAAAATACACCAATTTTCAATGTATTACGATGATCtaccccctccttttttttttactccctCTATCCAACATGGAAAAGGCTAAAGTTACAAAaaatgagaactagtaaaaattgctacatttaaattttgtaaagataTGGTAAAAAAGTTTGTGCCGGTAGCATTACTCATCCAAAATTAAGGTTAGTAAAATTGCCAAAACAtggtaaattttgataaaaagttttaaataccCTTAATGCTCACTCCGTTCTATGTTTACTGGAACTGCAATCCTTGATGACCCCccaaccccccaaaaaaaaaaaaaaaaaattgaaatacaatttgatttttgttatttatagaAAATCACAATTTCATCCTGAAAATTTAACAAGTACCGATTTCATGGTTGTCACCCTACATTCAACCATAACACAAAGCTCAAACTTTCATCCTGAAAATAGTACACTGCCTatcaaaatttacatcattTGATAATGATCTTCTAAGCAGCAAGCACCATGGCTGGGGTCTTGGGGAATAGTTAAAAGTTCAGATTTGCAGTTGATTACTATGCCATAACATTATAGGTCACAAAATCAAGTCAATATGTCTAATAATGAAATTCATCCAAGCTAACAGGTTTATACCTCACTCCTTTCTCCATGATTTACTTGCAACTCATTACTTTTCCCTTCTAAACTAATTATAGTTTCCACATGAAGCACCTCTCACATTCCTCCGACTTCGCTTTGTACTTTGACATTTCAGTGTTAGCCAAAACCtgttttaagtaattggttttgTAATTTGCTTCCCTCCTCAACCTCATGACTCTTCTTCTGAAGCTCCTGTTGGAGTATACCAACTTTATCTTCCAAGCATTCCAATTTGGACATAAGTAATTCCTTGTCTTCTATATTCTCTCTCAATAGATGTAGATTATCTGAAGTTTTTGAGAGAAGCCAATCAATCCTTTTGACTAAATTTTGTGCAAACACCTTTCCATCGGctactttttgtttctttcctGTAAGCTCATCTTCGAGCTCGTCAACTTTTTCCACAAGGCATTGAAGGAACCATGTATCTCTCGAACAGGGTGCAGCCCGCTTTGTGCCAGAAAATGTGCCAAATTTTACATTGGAGGGAGAATTTGATTCAATGAGGAAACTAGAAGTAGGAGAGTCGGAGCTTGTGGCTTGAATTAAGTTGGCTTCTTTCACATCCTCCAAGCTTCCATTAAAACAGATGTTATTCACTTCAGCTGTGTCACAAGGAGCCTCAGAAGTGTCTGAAACTTTGTTTCCATGATCTACAATACCAGGCAATAGATAATAGTTTAGAAACAACGAAAGCAACACAACATCTATTATGATATACCATGATAAACTACCCAGTTGTCCATAAACTTAAGCTGTTacaaaagaattaatttaatcatttgaaTGCAATTCTAATATAGCCAATTTTGGGTCTGAGCTGAACTAACCACAATCACAAATGAGCAACATTCACAAATTCAAACAAATCCGGAACTTATGTGAAGTGACAACCCAGTACATAATCCACTTTTAAATCAGACTGGAAGTGCCAGAAGATTATAAGAAACTTCACCAAACTTAATGCAGCTACTTATGATTTACAATTATAGAGATAAAAGATAAAGTTTAAAAGAAAAGCAGTCTTACCAGGTGAAGTTATTGAATCCCTTCCTTCTGCCACCTCACCACTTTTACCTCCATGATTTACCATCAAttcattatttttcaattttaaaccAATTATTTTGTCCATCGGCAGGTTATTATCTTCCTCATACTCCTTCAAACACTGTTTGTTCTTTGACATTTCAGTGTCATTCCAAACAATCTGTTGCTGCGATTGCGCTCGTAATTGTCTTCCTTCCTCAACCTCATGAGTCTTTTTCTGAAGCTCCTCTTGGAGTCTACCAGCTTTATCTTTGAAATGTTCCAATTCGGCCATAAGTATATTATTCTCGTTTTTATTATCTCTCCACAGCTGATAATCAACTGAAAATTTAGAGTTAAGCCATTCATTATCTTTGGCTAATGTTTGCACCAACTTCTTCCCCTCTACTACTTTTTCGTCCTTCTTCTAAGCTCATCTTGGAGCTCATTTACTTTTCACTTATCGCCATTCACTTCGGCAAGAAGCTCTTTTGTCCTTTTTCATACTCTAGAAGTTGTTTTCCCTTATTTACAATAGCAGAGTTGCTTTCAGGAACCAAATGCACAAACCTATTCTGCAATTCCATTCGCCCATCAATCTCAAGTAGTTGACTTTTAATTTTGGCAAGTACCCCATTCAAGCTTGAGAGACTGGTTCTCTTCAAGGGCTTGTTGCTTTTTGTGTTGAAGTCTTTCTATTGGAAGTATAAgatcattttccttttctttacaTGCATCTTCCCTGGCTTTCTTGCCCTCAGGAAAAAAATTCTGCAGGTTTTCGGATTTCAATTGGAAAGTAGGGAAGATCTAACTGCAGAATATATGTTCTATTTGAGAAATCCTATCTTTTGCTTCCTCAATTGTAGCAACCAGTGTAGTTCCAAGGCCCAAGACACACTTTTCAATGTTTTCATCCTCTCTGTAAGCAGGATACCCTTGTTTAGGAGAGTTTTGAAGGTGTCCTTCCATCTCTAGCTTTAAAAAAAGTACAGCAGCCTAGTTAGATaagatatcatcaacataggaCTTTGGTGTTTGGActtcaacaaaaattaaattgataattttgaatttaatcagTTATTAAATCGATAATTTAATCAGTTAATACCACAAACaacttattctttcttttcttcctttattttttgaggGGGTGGGGTCGtaatttacacacacacacaccccagTAAGCTTTGATTCTTTTGAGGCCATGACCCCACCATCTTCGTATTATTGTAGTAAGAGGATTGAGCCAAAGTTCATTGACAAATTCTTCAAGAGAGTTTCACCATGAGACTATCAGACTGCCGATATTTCcataaagcaaaaacaaaagttttccATTGTTCTCAAtgcttcaaaaatcaaaattccaCCTAGCTATGAACTATATATACATAGGGAAAAGGcttgtaatagctattccttatCTGATAATTATAAACCCATTAGGAGTTTGTTTCAGCACCCTTGTTTGGAAACTGTTATCCATCACATAGTTCAATAGACTAATATATAGACTAAGCCTGTTCTGGACTTCCAAATTAATCTAACTAACTCAATTACCGTACTTGAGAAGCTAGTCTATGACTTACATTATGAATATTGAGTAATGACACTCTTAACAACAACATTATCAGTCCAATTTAAAGATATGTAAACTAAGAAAAACCCAATTCCAACTAGTGATTCAACCTCTAAGACAattgagagaggaaaaaatatcCCGAAGAGTAGAACTAAAGACCATGAAGTAAAGGTCACTAGTTCAAACTTTGCCTTCTCACTCTCCTTGGGACCATaactcaaaataaatgaatagataaataaacTTGAGAAAAATATGCTCTATATAATTTTATGTCAAATTGCCAATAGTTGTACAAAAGTTAGGTATAAACAGTACAAGGAAATACAGATACAATTGTAGTACCAAACTATATTTGGTTCTAAGTTCGAACATAGCCTACTTCAAAGATAGATTTTAATAACCAATTAACAAAGCCAGCAAAGCAAAGTATATAAAACCAGATTTAAATCTCATGCAATTTTGCTAAGAACTTTATGACTCAGTGGCACTATCCAACCCTTTCCAACAAAATGATCATTCCTCCTGTCATGACTTGAGGAAAGCTCTAATCACATCTAGTGTTATACCTAGTCTAGTTACAATTAAGATTCCTCGTAATTACTTATATAGCCCAAATCAACCTCATATACGCTTAATGTTGAACTCAACacacacttgcacaaaacataGTATCCCCAACCCCAAGCTAAATGGCTTACTAAAACCCAGTTGTGTGAGCTAAATACATGACAATGGTCACATACCTGGGGGtgtttttccccttcttttttttggttatatatagtttttcacaacaacatttttcacaaattctactaattaaaataactgtatttttaaattgcaaTTGTAACTCAAACAGACACAGACACTAAAAGAAGTAaatatcactattttatataattaaaaattatatatagatactCATTTCAATCACCATGCATTGGTTGGATTTCTCCTCCAAATCAGTTTAGAAGAAAAAcctttagtaaaaaaaaaggacaaataaataaaaaataaaaataaaaaggagagtaATAATTATTTAACATCCCTATACCCATGTAAAATTTTTAAGGCAAAACTAGTTCAAAATCTTCTAGagattgataaaaaagaaaacccagatCAGGAAACATGTGTAAAATCAAAAGATCCCTCAGAATGCCTAGTATCTACCTGGCAGGGCACGAAACCGTGGTTCCTCAACCTCTGCAACAAGCTTGCAAAAGGGAGCCccatgtttctttctttttagtggTATAAATTTCATGCACCATTTTCAGATTACTAAACTTTTCCTCATTGGGATACAAAAATTGGAAGAAATCAAACTTTAGCATAAGATATACATCAAGGCTGAACACATTCCAtacacatattatatatatggagagagagagagagagagtaccatTGGAGCTATGTCTCGTGAGTGTTATGAAGTGTTTCGCTGCTGGGGTTTGTTTTGTTGCGGCTCTGACAGTGTGTTTAGCCTTATATATATGCTGATATGCATACACTCACGAAGTACACTGGGGAGAGTAGGATAAAATAGGTAactaacattaattttttaactatttagttagtaggctTAGTTATCAAACTAATTGGTtttatagcatctcga includes the following:
- the LOC115983235 gene encoding uncharacterized protein LOC115983235, with the protein product MAELEHFKDKAGRLQEELQKKTHEVEEGRQLRAQSQQQIVWNDTEMSKNKQCLKEYEEDNNLPMDKIIGLKLKNNELMVNHGGKSGEVAEGRDSITSPDHGNKVSDTSEAPCDTAEVNNICFNGSLEDVKEANLIQATSSDSPTSSFLIESNSPSNVKFGTFSGTKRAAPCSRDTWFLQCLVEKVDELEDELTGKKQKVADGKVFAQNLVKRIDWLLSKTSDNLHLLRENIEDKELLMSKLECLEDKVGILQQELQKKSHEVEEGSKLQNQLLKTGFG